Genomic segment of Iocasia fonsfrigidae:
TTAATTTAGTCCAATTTTGCCAGCCTATAAAAAAACCCTTTCCCATACCATCCCATTCCAAAAATGAATAATAAGCTGACAAAGGAATAGGTGCTACTAAATATATAATACAAAAAAATGAAGCTGGTAGTAGAAATATAAAAACTACAAATTTTTTTGAATGGATTAAATTTTTCATCAAATCCTCCTCTATACATTATTGTAAATAGTGAAGGGGATATATCCCCTTCACTATTGAAAGATAGGTAGTTAGTTAACTAAACATTTTAAACAGTTATTCCCCATAATATTCTTTAGCAGCAGCTTCCATCTTGTTTGCTGCCTCTTCAGGTGTCATCTGTAAACCAAATAAAGCCTGGGTTGTGTTTAAATGAACTTGGGCTAATTCAAGTGGTAATGACTGATCATACCACAGCTGTACATATGCCGCCTTCTGTATTTGTTCATATACCCCCTTTAATATTGGGTCTTTAATTTTATCTTTAGCACCATTTAATGGTGGTATATTACCTATTTCAACCAGCTTTTCTGCCATAGGCTGATCAGTAAGATATTTTAGAAATTTAACGGCAGCATCTTTATATCTGCATTTTTGTGTTATTGAATAATAATTATCACCAGGGGTTCCAATTAAATTACTTGGGTCTCCCTTGCCATCTTTAAAGGCTGGAAAATTAAAGAATCCTATTTTACCATTATTGATTAATTCTGGATTTTCATTATTCATTGACCCAAGAGTCCAACTACCCATTAAATACATGGCAGCTTTATCAGCATACAGCATAGCCCTGGACTGAGCAGTATCTTCATCCATACCATTTACACCTTTAGGAAAAGCACCTATTTTAATTAGCTCCTGTATTACTTTTCCTGCTTTTATAAAAGGTTCATCATTAAAAGCACCTGTCCTGTTTAGGGCATTTTTAAAGGCATCAGGACCGCCAATTCTATCAACTAAATATACAAAATACATAGAACCGGTCCATTTGGTTTTATTTGCCAGGGTAAAGGGAGTAATACCATTATCTTTAAATGTCTCTACAACATTAAGCAGGTTTTCATAAGTTTTCGGTGGTTTTAAGCCGTATTTATTAAATAAGTCTTTTCTATACCAGACTAAGGCAACTGTCATATTGGTAACCGGTACACCATAGTATTGCCCATCAACTTTCCCTAATTCAAGGGCAGCGACAGGGAACCTTGCTAACCAGTCACTATCCATATGTTCTGTAAGATTATAAACCTTATTATTATTAACATATTTTTCAAGACTTGAACTCCCCCAGGTCATAAAAATATCAGGCTCATTATTAGCAGCCATGGCAGTTCTAATTTTAGTCTTATAATTATCATTAGTAATTGGAACATGCTTAATTTTTATGTTAGGGTTAGCAGCTTCAAAACGGGCAATAGCATCTTTTACAGCTGGCCGGCTAGTATCACTTTCAGTCCTTATATCCCATAATGTCAAAGTAATATTATCGGCCAGCACCATATTACTAAAGACAACACCCAGACACAAAGTTATAACCAGTAGGACAAAACTCTTTTTCATTACCTTTTTCCTCCTTTAAATTTGTTTAGACTATGATCATTTCATGATTCTTATATTTTAACCATCACCTCCCTAATCATCAGTTGTAATATTACTTCCCTTTAGAATGTTCAGTAAATACAAAACCGGTTTGGGGAAGGGGTAAAATTAACTTCTAAAAACTAATTTCTTAAATACCGACAGGATGTCCTTTCAACAAAATTAACTGGTAAGACAATAGGATTAAATTCTTCCTCATTTATTATTTTCATAAGTAACTCTGAAGCTTTTTCTCCCATCTTATACTGGTCCTGATTAACAGAAGTTAAATTGTAGTGATAACTTAACTCAATATTATCAAAACCTACAAAAGAAATATCCTCAGGAACACTTAATCCAGCATCCCTAGCTGCCCTGATAGCACCAATAACCATCATATCTTCTCCAAAAATAGCTGTTG
This window contains:
- a CDS encoding extracellular solute-binding protein — translated: MKKSFVLLVITLCLGVVFSNMVLADNITLTLWDIRTESDTSRPAVKDAIARFEAANPNIKIKHVPITNDNYKTKIRTAMAANNEPDIFMTWGSSSLEKYVNNNKVYNLTEHMDSDWLARFPVAALELGKVDGQYYGVPVTNMTVALVWYRKDLFNKYGLKPPKTYENLLNVVETFKDNGITPFTLANKTKWTGSMYFVYLVDRIGGPDAFKNALNRTGAFNDEPFIKAGKVIQELIKIGAFPKGVNGMDEDTAQSRAMLYADKAAMYLMGSWTLGSMNNENPELINNGKIGFFNFPAFKDGKGDPSNLIGTPGDNYYSITQKCRYKDAAVKFLKYLTDQPMAEKLVEIGNIPPLNGAKDKIKDPILKGVYEQIQKAAYVQLWYDQSLPLELAQVHLNTTQALFGLQMTPEEAANKMEAAAKEYYGE